The Corallococcus exiguus genome has a window encoding:
- a CDS encoding DUF481 domain-containing protein: protein MLPVALLLASSLQSQTPAPAPRPAAPPPPTAARAPAPPAPPPPAMPADAPAAERAAAAAERAALAAERAAEASARLAEAIERLAEVTARGPIAPPPPAPAPEAAVAAVPVKPSVWDVSVGLSLISLTGNASTLTVSGLASALRKTEHWIYSVKAYGAYGRSRPPEVEGEVESLSQVVALNAGVELRGDRRFTQEISGYLLAGVDTDHIKSIEARPYGEGGASIFWFDTKRDEKASVRETVLRTDFAFRYARELRFQYYPNRVDLPNVDLGGPRFGALFRYGLSKDITFQEEAEILVSVISDARILFSSQTQVMANLTDALALGVGFLVKSDSAPPPGKVSTDTALSFNLTVAL, encoded by the coding sequence ATGCTCCCCGTTGCGCTGCTGCTCGCCTCGTCGCTGCAATCCCAGACGCCGGCGCCCGCCCCTCGTCCCGCCGCCCCGCCGCCTCCGACTGCCGCTCGCGCTCCGGCGCCGCCCGCGCCCCCGCCGCCCGCCATGCCCGCGGACGCTCCCGCAGCCGAGCGCGCCGCCGCCGCCGCGGAGCGCGCCGCCCTAGCCGCGGAGCGCGCCGCCGAGGCCAGTGCCCGGCTCGCGGAGGCCATCGAGCGTCTGGCTGAAGTCACCGCGCGCGGGCCCATCGCCCCGCCGCCCCCCGCCCCCGCCCCCGAGGCCGCCGTCGCCGCCGTCCCCGTGAAGCCCAGCGTCTGGGACGTCAGCGTGGGCCTGAGCCTCATCTCCCTCACGGGCAACGCGTCCACGCTGACGGTGAGTGGCCTGGCCAGCGCGCTGCGCAAGACGGAGCACTGGATCTACTCCGTGAAGGCCTACGGCGCGTACGGCCGCAGCCGCCCGCCCGAGGTGGAAGGGGAGGTGGAGTCCCTGTCCCAGGTGGTGGCCCTCAACGCCGGCGTCGAGCTGCGCGGGGACCGCCGCTTCACGCAGGAGATCAGCGGCTACCTGCTGGCCGGCGTGGACACGGACCACATCAAGAGCATCGAGGCGCGGCCCTACGGTGAAGGCGGCGCCAGCATCTTCTGGTTCGACACCAAGCGGGACGAGAAGGCCAGCGTGCGCGAGACCGTCCTGCGCACCGACTTCGCCTTCCGCTACGCACGCGAGCTGCGCTTCCAGTACTACCCCAATCGCGTGGACCTGCCGAACGTGGACCTGGGCGGTCCGCGCTTCGGCGCCCTGTTCCGCTACGGCCTCTCCAAGGACATCACCTTCCAGGAAGAGGCGGAGATCCTGGTCAGCGTCATCTCCGACGCGCGCATCCTCTTCAGCAGCCAGACGCAGGTGATGGCGAACCTCACCGACGCGCTGGCCTTGGGCGTGGGCTTCCTCGTGAAGTCCGACAGCGCTCCGCCCCCGGGCAAGGTGTCCACCGACACGGCGC